One Janthinobacterium sp. TB1-E2 genomic region harbors:
- a CDS encoding methyltransferase family protein gives MDTLATFCHSRHASLLTSIAMACLWAFFASAHVVGYLHSGDWSYLLFCVAETLAALFFIVRSAPVSVSTDAGDWLLAIGATFAPFLFAPADMAIWPGARYLLAVGSLLQIAGLLSLNRSFGLVAAQREIKTGGVYRVVRHPLYASYLISLSGYLLANTSLANTIIYVATMTMMVMRLLREERFLSTDVRYRVYMRQVKYRLLPFIF, from the coding sequence ATGGACACCCTCGCCACCTTCTGCCACTCGCGCCACGCCAGCCTGCTCACCAGCATCGCCATGGCTTGCCTGTGGGCGTTCTTCGCCAGCGCCCACGTGGTCGGTTATCTGCACAGCGGCGACTGGAGCTATCTGCTGTTCTGCGTCGCCGAAACCCTGGCCGCCCTGTTCTTCATCGTGCGTTCGGCCCCCGTCAGCGTCTCGACCGATGCGGGCGACTGGCTGCTGGCCATCGGCGCCACCTTCGCTCCCTTCCTCTTCGCGCCAGCCGACATGGCCATCTGGCCAGGCGCGCGCTACCTGCTGGCCGTCGGCAGCCTGCTGCAGATCGCCGGCCTGCTGTCGCTGAACCGCAGCTTCGGCCTGGTGGCGGCGCAGCGCGAGATCAAGACGGGCGGCGTCTACCGCGTGGTACGCCATCCGCTGTATGCCAGCTACCTGATTTCCCTGAGCGGCTACCTGCTGGCCAATACCTCGCTCGCCAACACCATCATCTATGTGGCGACGATGACGATGATGGTGATGCGCCTGCTGCGCGAAGAGCGCTTCCTGTCCACCGACGTGCGCTATCGCGTCTACATGCGCCAGGTGAAGTACCGCCTGCTGCCCTTCATTTTCTGA
- a CDS encoding chemotaxis protein CheC: MVNLSELENDALVEIFNIGVGHAAAAMSEIVNEEVTMSVPSITFLNRADAAALLGSKKDGERICGVSQHYDGAFATEAILMFPEDKSLEIVRLMVGDAMPLQELTEMEQEAMSEIGNIILNSCVGTLANLFDSELHGSLPLYHVGTSAEILSSFGGDDDDAVVLMLHIDFVLSKHQIHGYVAFVLDLSALHDLKQQVSRYLAKVLGQA; encoded by the coding sequence ATGGTCAATCTCTCCGAACTCGAGAACGATGCCCTCGTAGAGATATTCAACATCGGGGTGGGCCATGCGGCCGCCGCGATGAGCGAAATCGTCAATGAAGAAGTCACCATGTCGGTGCCGTCGATCACCTTCCTGAACCGTGCCGACGCGGCTGCCTTGCTGGGCAGCAAGAAGGATGGCGAACGCATCTGCGGCGTCAGCCAGCATTACGATGGCGCCTTCGCCACCGAAGCCATATTGATGTTCCCCGAAGACAAGAGCCTGGAAATCGTGCGCCTGATGGTGGGCGACGCCATGCCGCTGCAGGAACTGACGGAAATGGAACAGGAGGCGATGAGCGAAATCGGCAACATCATCCTCAATTCCTGCGTGGGAACTTTGGCCAACCTGTTCGACAGTGAACTGCATGGCTCGCTGCCCCTGTACCACGTGGGCACCAGCGCGGAAATCCTGTCCTCGTTCGGCGGCGACGATGACGACGCCGTCGTGCTGATGCTGCATATCGACTTCGTGCTGTCCAAGCACCAGATCCACGGTTATGTGGCATTCGTGCTCGACCTGTCCGCCTTGCACGACCTGAAGCAGCAGGTCAGCCGCTATCTGGCCAAGGTCCTGGGACAGGCGTGA
- a CDS encoding DUF6622 family protein: MLQQIFSHTPLYVWAILGFLVYRGVLASRAREVTLRKLCIIPMVMLALSLSGVHGSFGFDGVAPFAWAIGALAGAALAWTLTDARKIVAIPERSSVRRPGSWVPLILMMSIFCMKYAVAVTLAIAPAYAHATGFIAPVCLGYGCFSGLFLGGLLRTMAVYRAVQSEGWGQTRRGNAPQ; the protein is encoded by the coding sequence ATGTTGCAGCAAATCTTCAGCCACACTCCCCTCTACGTCTGGGCCATCCTGGGCTTTCTCGTCTACCGGGGCGTGCTGGCCAGCCGCGCGCGCGAAGTGACCTTGCGCAAGCTGTGCATCATTCCCATGGTGATGCTGGCGCTGTCGCTGAGCGGCGTGCATGGCAGTTTCGGCTTCGATGGCGTGGCGCCGTTCGCCTGGGCAATCGGCGCCCTGGCCGGTGCGGCGCTGGCGTGGACGCTGACCGATGCGCGCAAGATCGTCGCCATTCCCGAACGGAGCAGCGTGCGGCGTCCCGGCAGCTGGGTGCCGTTGATCTTGATGATGAGTATCTTCTGCATGAAATATGCGGTGGCCGTGACCCTGGCCATCGCGCCAGCCTATGCCCACGCGACCGGCTTCATCGCACCAGTCTGCCTCGGCTATGGCTGCTTCAGCGGCCTCTTCCTCGGCGGCTTGCTGCGCACCATGGCCGTGTACCGGGCTGTGCAAAGTGAAGGCTGGGGTCAGACCCGGCGGGGGAATGCGCCCCAGTGA
- a CDS encoding A24 family peptidase has product MNAHLPMLLCLAVLATLLAAALWHDLRTRRIPNRLVLWGTLAGLILNSFVPSGAGLFDAAFGGLGLLQALAGAAAGLALLLPMYLLRALGAGDVKLMAMCGAFLGPDAVLEAALLTFLCGGVLALAAALVGQRLRQVLKNTYHMMLGALLHSLAGGAATIAEPPPTTGKLAYAFAIASGTLLQVFLHYTHLWSLR; this is encoded by the coding sequence ATGAACGCCCACCTGCCCATGCTGCTGTGCCTGGCCGTGCTGGCCACCCTGCTCGCTGCCGCCCTGTGGCACGACCTGCGCACGCGCCGCATCCCGAACCGGCTGGTGCTGTGGGGCACCCTGGCGGGACTGATCCTGAACAGCTTCGTGCCATCGGGCGCCGGCCTGTTCGACGCGGCCTTCGGCGGCCTGGGACTGCTGCAGGCGCTGGCCGGCGCCGCCGCCGGACTGGCCCTGCTGCTGCCCATGTATCTGCTGCGCGCCCTGGGCGCAGGCGACGTCAAGCTGATGGCCATGTGCGGCGCCTTCCTCGGCCCCGACGCCGTGCTCGAAGCGGCCCTGCTGACCTTCCTGTGCGGCGGCGTGCTGGCCCTGGCCGCCGCACTGGTGGGACAGCGCCTGCGCCAGGTGCTGAAAAACACCTATCACATGATGCTGGGCGCGCTGCTGCACAGCCTTGCCGGCGGCGCCGCCACGATCGCCGAACCGCCGCCCACCACCGGCAAACTGGCCTACGCCTTCGCCATTGCCAGCGGCACCCTGCTGCAGGTATTCCTGCACTACACCCACCTGTGGAGCTTGCGCTGA
- a CDS encoding sensor histidine kinase, which produces MKLDPPLKSGLPGAGMDTTMVNGMRLLLSSATLLTLFIDPESAGKLSKITWLIFSAYTMHSLLLYVLAVLGLSLPQDILLYWLDVAWYALIVFSTSSHNTLFFLFFFFAILTSSFQRGFEEGARVTLASAGLFAATALFGETDAELSRLLLRTTFLLALGYMIAYWGGSAITQRSHLALLRDVSQLSNPRFGVDQTITSVLEKTRSYFNGRSCLLIMQDKGTRVWSLRSVLQTATGVVHTNSLLSDDAASPLLAFPHDKIALYNQPAGPWLPWIGGARMLEPDSGRWLRHDDAAGARLAELLEAHAFISAPLPLRNGKGRIFIVSATSMSKTDALFLSHIGAQAFPVIENINLLDRLASQAASREREKIARDLHDTAVQPYIGLRHGLAALRNEATPGNPLLPELEKLIIMSGQVIADLRSYARTFKNGQVQSEPELLVALRRQATQIREFYGIDIALQIEGDLHINDRLAAEVFQIVNEGMSNIRKHTSARHGAVKLTCVQGALHISIDNECAAAHVPDFLPDSLAERAAALGGTARVTHSMLGNTSVQIEIPI; this is translated from the coding sequence GTGAAACTCGATCCTCCCCTCAAATCCGGCTTGCCGGGTGCTGGCATGGATACGACCATGGTGAACGGCATGCGCCTGCTGCTGTCGAGCGCCACCTTGCTGACCCTGTTCATCGATCCCGAAAGCGCCGGCAAGCTGAGCAAGATTACCTGGCTGATCTTTTCCGCCTACACCATGCACAGCCTGCTGCTCTACGTGCTGGCCGTGCTGGGCCTCAGCCTGCCCCAGGATATCTTGCTGTACTGGCTCGACGTGGCCTGGTATGCGCTGATCGTGTTTTCCACCAGCAGCCACAACACTTTATTCTTCCTGTTTTTTTTCTTTGCCATCCTGACCTCGTCGTTCCAGCGTGGCTTCGAGGAAGGCGCGCGCGTCACCCTCGCTTCGGCCGGCCTGTTCGCCGCGACTGCCCTGTTCGGCGAAACGGATGCGGAACTGTCGCGCCTGCTGCTGCGCACCACCTTCCTGCTGGCGCTCGGCTACATGATCGCCTACTGGGGCGGTTCGGCCATCACGCAGCGCAGCCACCTGGCGCTGCTGCGCGATGTCAGCCAGCTGTCCAATCCGCGCTTCGGCGTCGACCAGACCATTACCTCGGTGCTGGAAAAAACCCGCAGTTATTTCAACGGCCGCAGCTGTCTGCTGATCATGCAGGACAAGGGCACGCGGGTCTGGTCGCTGCGCAGCGTGCTGCAAACGGCAACGGGCGTCGTGCACACCAACTCGCTCCTCAGCGACGACGCGGCCAGTCCCCTGCTCGCTTTCCCGCACGATAAAATCGCGCTGTACAACCAGCCCGCCGGCCCCTGGCTGCCGTGGATAGGCGGCGCGCGCATGCTCGAGCCCGACAGCGGACGCTGGCTGCGGCATGACGACGCGGCGGGCGCCCGCCTGGCCGAGCTGCTCGAAGCGCATGCCTTCATCAGCGCGCCACTGCCCCTGCGCAATGGCAAAGGCCGCATCTTTATCGTCTCCGCCACCAGCATGAGCAAGACGGACGCCCTGTTTCTCAGCCATATCGGCGCGCAGGCGTTTCCCGTCATCGAAAACATCAACCTGCTCGACCGGCTGGCGTCGCAGGCGGCCTCGCGCGAACGCGAAAAGATCGCGCGCGACCTGCATGACACGGCCGTGCAGCCGTATATCGGCTTGCGCCACGGCCTGGCCGCCTTGCGCAACGAAGCCACGCCGGGCAATCCGCTGCTGCCGGAACTGGAAAAACTGATCATCATGTCGGGCCAGGTGATCGCCGACCTGCGCAGCTACGCGCGCACGTTCAAGAACGGGCAAGTGCAAAGCGAGCCGGAACTGCTGGTGGCGCTGCGCCGCCAAGCCACGCAGATCCGCGAATTCTATGGCATCGACATCGCCCTGCAGATCGAAGGCGACCTGCACATCAACGACCGCCTGGCGGCCGAGGTGTTCCAGATCGTCAACGAGGGCATGAGCAATATCCGCAAGCATACGTCGGCGCGCCACGGCGCCGTCAAGCTGACCTGCGTGCAGGGCGCCCTGCACATCAGCATCGACAACGAATGCGCCGCCGCGCACGTCCCCGATTTCCTGCCCGACTCGCTGGCCGAGCGCGCCGCCGCCCTCGGCGGCACGGCCCGCGTCACGCATAGCATGCTGGGCAACACCTCCGTGCAGATCGAGATCCCCATATGA
- the rpiA gene encoding ribose-5-phosphate isomerase RpiA, which yields MTQDELKQAVARAAINYVVDGEIIGVGTGSTANFFIDELAKIKDRIKGTVASSEATAARLAGHGIPVFDLNDVESIAVYIDGADEITASGAMIKGGGAALTREKIVASVAKQFVCIADGSKLVETLGAFPLPVEVVPMARAAVSRQLAALGGTPRLRLKAGSDQAFITDNGGEIIDVLGLKIADPVALEQQINQIVGVIAVGLFAVRGANVCLLGMPEGVRTLAY from the coding sequence ATGACCCAAGACGAATTGAAGCAAGCCGTAGCCCGCGCCGCCATTAACTATGTGGTGGACGGTGAAATCATCGGTGTCGGCACCGGTTCCACCGCCAACTTTTTCATCGATGAACTGGCCAAGATCAAGGACCGTATCAAGGGGACGGTCGCGTCGTCCGAAGCGACGGCCGCGCGCCTGGCAGGCCATGGCATTCCCGTCTTCGACTTGAACGACGTCGAATCGATCGCCGTCTACATCGACGGCGCCGATGAAATCACGGCCAGCGGCGCCATGATCAAGGGCGGCGGCGCGGCATTGACGCGTGAAAAGATCGTCGCGTCCGTCGCGAAACAGTTCGTCTGCATCGCCGACGGCTCCAAGCTGGTGGAAACCCTGGGCGCCTTCCCGCTGCCGGTGGAAGTGGTGCCGATGGCGCGCGCCGCCGTCTCGCGTCAGCTGGCCGCGCTGGGCGGCACGCCCCGCTTGCGCCTGAAGGCTGGCAGCGATCAAGCGTTCATTACGGATAACGGCGGCGAGATCATCGACGTGCTGGGCTTGAAAATTGCCGACCCGGTGGCGCTGGAACAGCAGATCAACCAGATCGTCGGCGTCATCGCCGTCGGCCTGTTCGCCGTGCGCGGCGCGAATGTCTGCCTGCTGGGCATGCCGGAAGGCGTGCGTACTTTGGCCTACTGA
- a CDS encoding Flp family type IVb pilin: MKSLFSRVSDESAVTAIEYALLAGLIAVVLVITITVLGDQVKLLFVYVKDQVVLALS; encoded by the coding sequence GTGAAATCTCTCTTCAGCCGTGTATCCGACGAGTCCGCCGTCACAGCGATCGAATACGCGCTGCTGGCGGGCCTGATCGCGGTCGTGCTGGTCATCACGATCACCGTGCTTGGCGACCAGGTCAAGCTGCTGTTTGTCTACGTCAAGGACCAAGTGGTCCTGGCCCTGTCATGA
- a CDS encoding response regulator — MNHSKQVLVVDDSRVSRLMSHQFILSKHADWQVIEAATGEEALEKVKTISPVLILLDVNMPGMGGVAAAEQLRALCPQTHIILVTANVQNAIRNRATELGVGFMEKPITETRIHQLIASLGL; from the coding sequence ATGAATCACAGTAAACAGGTACTTGTTGTCGATGACAGCCGGGTTTCACGTTTGATGTCGCATCAGTTCATCCTCAGCAAACATGCCGACTGGCAAGTGATTGAGGCGGCGACCGGTGAAGAAGCCCTGGAAAAAGTCAAGACCATCAGCCCTGTGCTGATATTACTGGATGTCAACATGCCCGGCATGGGCGGCGTGGCGGCGGCGGAACAATTGCGCGCGCTGTGCCCGCAAACGCACATCATTCTCGTCACGGCCAACGTGCAAAATGCCATCCGCAACCGCGCCACTGAGCTCGGCGTCGGCTTCATGGAAAAACCGATCACGGAAACGCGCATCCACCAGCTGATCGCGTCACTGGGACTGTGA
- a CDS encoding sensor domain-containing diguanylate cyclase produces the protein MPEALHRLALLESILGAVNLGAIVLDEQHRIVLWNHWMARHSACQADAVLGQDFFAVYPELRHKRIASAITQALRDNFQSLLSQTLHKAPFPLYTHGAAEGRERMQQAIAVTPINLPGSPRHCLIQINDVTIAVGREKLLREQTMVLRSQTFADGLTGIANRRHFDVAIEKEMRRAMRTGSPLSLLMIDIDHFKDYNDHYGHQQGDDCLIRVAAELAAMLQRPTDLLARYGGEEFAAILPDTDAAQALRMAEAIRERAAGLRIPHAKTGNEVKHITVSIGIATQHPQQQPTIAALIGAADRALYLAKGAGRNRVMVQPL, from the coding sequence ATGCCGGAGGCCTTGCACCGACTCGCCCTGCTCGAGAGCATACTCGGCGCCGTCAACCTGGGCGCCATCGTGCTCGACGAACAGCACCGCATCGTGCTGTGGAACCACTGGATGGCGCGCCACTCGGCGTGCCAGGCCGACGCCGTGCTGGGCCAGGATTTCTTTGCCGTCTATCCTGAACTGCGCCACAAGCGCATAGCCTCGGCCATCACCCAGGCCCTGCGCGACAATTTCCAGTCGCTGCTGTCGCAAACCCTGCACAAGGCGCCATTCCCCCTGTACACGCATGGCGCGGCCGAAGGCCGGGAGCGCATGCAGCAGGCGATTGCCGTCACGCCGATCAATTTGCCCGGTTCGCCGCGCCACTGCCTGATCCAGATCAATGATGTGACCATCGCCGTGGGCCGCGAAAAGCTGCTGCGCGAACAAACCATGGTGTTGCGTTCACAAACCTTTGCCGACGGCTTGACGGGCATCGCCAACCGCCGCCACTTCGACGTGGCGATCGAAAAGGAAATGCGGCGCGCCATGCGCACGGGCAGCCCCCTGTCGCTGCTGATGATCGACATCGACCATTTCAAGGATTACAACGACCATTACGGTCACCAGCAAGGTGATGATTGCCTGATACGAGTGGCGGCCGAACTGGCCGCCATGCTGCAGCGCCCCACCGACTTGCTGGCGCGCTATGGTGGCGAGGAATTTGCCGCCATCCTGCCCGACACGGACGCGGCGCAGGCGCTGCGCATGGCCGAGGCGATCCGCGAACGGGCGGCCGGGCTGCGCATTCCGCATGCCAAGACGGGCAATGAGGTCAAGCACATTACGGTCAGCATCGGCATCGCCACCCAGCACCCGCAGCAGCAGCCGACCATCGCCGCCCTGATCGGCGCCGCCGACCGCGCCCTGTACCTGGCCAAGGGCGCCGGGCGCAACCGCGTGATGGTGCAGCCGCTATAA
- a CDS encoding response regulator, translating to MNDLRHMPPASHVISVMLVDDHKTMLWGLERLIGGEHSGMRVVATASDGTEALEQAKALQPDVIVLDLDLGGISSLSILPALAQSGGTRVLVLTASHDQAVLDQTVLKGARGIVSKDAPAEMVLKAIEKVYQGELWLEHAMLGRMLTQLTQPGGGSAQAIAIASLTLKERKIIAALVHGSGTPAKLLADQLFISEHTLRNHLTSIYRKLGVYNRLELYAYATKHQLGQLPPGA from the coding sequence ATGAATGACTTACGCCACATGCCACCGGCCAGCCATGTCATCAGCGTCATGCTGGTGGACGATCACAAGACCATGCTGTGGGGCCTGGAGCGGCTGATCGGCGGTGAGCACTCGGGCATGCGCGTGGTCGCCACGGCCTCCGACGGCACCGAGGCGCTGGAGCAGGCAAAGGCGTTGCAACCCGATGTGATCGTGCTGGACCTGGACCTGGGCGGCATCAGCTCGCTGTCCATCCTGCCCGCGCTGGCGCAGAGCGGGGGCACGCGCGTGCTGGTGCTGACGGCCAGCCACGACCAGGCCGTCCTGGACCAGACGGTGCTCAAGGGCGCGCGCGGCATCGTCAGCAAGGATGCGCCGGCGGAGATGGTCCTGAAGGCCATCGAAAAGGTCTACCAGGGCGAGCTGTGGCTGGAACACGCGATGCTGGGACGCATGCTGACGCAGCTGACCCAGCCCGGTGGCGGCTCGGCGCAAGCGATCGCCATCGCCAGCCTGACCCTCAAGGAAAGAAAGATCATCGCCGCGCTGGTGCACGGCAGCGGCACGCCGGCCAAGCTGCTGGCGGACCAGCTGTTCATCTCCGAACACACCTTGCGCAATCACCTGACGTCGATCTACCGCAAGCTTGGCGTGTACAACCGCCTGGAACTGTACGCCTACGCCACCAAGCACCAGCTGGGCCAGTTGCCGCCCGGCGCCTGA
- a CDS encoding phosphatase PAP2 family protein, with amino-acid sequence MNTLRLSLRTHRALLLIVLPYAAVAMLLAGGLPSAADILNVLAGFLVAILTGPVFILCGYTIHVMVMKRPHRLCHYLYHDLRRYLSNERLLHALPAMLLIPVFASSFTVIKGAIPRLHPYTWDATLSAWDIALHGGKAPWERLQPLLGHPLVTGLLNFSYHFWFFLFYAILYWLILDTRRPLLRMQFLLSFALTWIVLGSVMAVLFASVGPCYYGHLHASDPYAPLMAYLHEANGHVPVWALQVQEMLWQGYQSKGANGELGISAMPSMHVATAVLMAIVGWSVNRAAGIALSAFAVLILLGSIHLGWHYALDGYVGAAGAALVWHLVGWLLGSQAAAPAVHMATAPCMGKEGLTS; translated from the coding sequence ATGAATACCCTGCGCCTCTCGCTGCGCACCCACCGCGCCCTGCTGCTGATCGTGCTGCCGTACGCCGCCGTGGCGATGCTGCTGGCCGGCGGCCTGCCCAGCGCAGCGGACATACTCAACGTGCTGGCCGGCTTCCTCGTGGCCATCCTCACCGGTCCCGTCTTCATCCTGTGCGGCTACACCATCCACGTCATGGTGATGAAACGCCCGCACCGCCTGTGCCATTATCTGTACCACGATCTGCGCCGCTACCTGAGCAACGAGCGCCTGCTGCACGCGCTGCCGGCCATGCTGCTGATCCCCGTCTTCGCCTCCAGCTTCACCGTCATCAAGGGCGCCATCCCGCGCCTGCATCCCTACACCTGGGATGCCACCCTGTCCGCCTGGGACATCGCGCTGCATGGCGGCAAGGCCCCATGGGAAAGGCTGCAGCCGCTGCTGGGCCACCCGCTCGTCACGGGCTTGCTCAACTTCAGCTACCACTTCTGGTTCTTCCTGTTCTACGCCATCCTGTACTGGCTCATCCTCGACACCCGGCGCCCGCTGCTGCGCATGCAGTTCCTGCTCAGCTTTGCACTGACGTGGATCGTCCTGGGCAGCGTCATGGCCGTGCTGTTTGCCTCGGTCGGCCCCTGCTACTACGGCCACCTGCACGCCAGCGATCCGTATGCGCCGCTGATGGCTTACCTGCATGAGGCCAACGGGCACGTCCCCGTCTGGGCTCTGCAGGTGCAGGAGATGCTGTGGCAAGGCTATCAAAGCAAGGGCGCGAACGGCGAGCTGGGCATCTCCGCCATGCCCAGCATGCATGTGGCCACGGCCGTGCTGATGGCCATCGTGGGCTGGAGCGTCAACCGCGCCGCCGGCATCGCCCTGTCCGCCTTCGCCGTGCTGATCCTGCTCGGCTCCATCCACCTGGGCTGGCACTATGCGCTCGACGGCTATGTCGGCGCGGCCGGCGCGGCGCTCGTGTGGCACCTGGTGGGATGGCTGCTGGGCAGCCAGGCCGCGGCGCCGGCCGTGCACATGGCCACGGCGCCCTGCATGGGCAAGGAAGGACTGACATCATGA
- a CDS encoding Flp family type IVb pilin, with the protein MNLIKNFIREEDGVTAIEYGLIAALIAVVIIAAITIVGTQLKKTFSTIGTKLTAAN; encoded by the coding sequence ATGAACCTCATCAAAAACTTTATCCGCGAAGAAGATGGCGTCACCGCAATCGAGTACGGCCTGATCGCTGCCCTGATTGCCGTCGTGATCATCGCCGCCATCACCATCGTCGGCACGCAGCTGAAAAAAACCTTCAGCACCATCGGCACCAAGCTCACCGCTGCGAACTGA
- a CDS encoding oxidative damage protection protein, whose protein sequence is MARTIHCIKLNKEAEGLDFPPYPGELGKKIYESVSKEAWAAWLKHQTMLVNENRLNLADARARKYLATQMEKHFFGDGADAAMGYVPPTE, encoded by the coding sequence ATGGCCCGCACGATCCACTGCATCAAACTCAACAAGGAAGCCGAAGGATTGGATTTCCCGCCGTACCCGGGCGAACTGGGCAAGAAGATTTACGAATCCGTGTCGAAGGAAGCATGGGCTGCCTGGCTCAAGCACCAGACCATGCTGGTCAATGAAAACCGGCTGAACCTGGCCGACGCGCGCGCCCGCAAATACCTGGCCACGCAGATGGAAAAGCATTTCTTCGGCGATGGCGCCGATGCCGCCATGGGCTACGTGCCGCCAACGGAATAA